A single region of the Gloeomargarita sp. SRBZ-1_bins_9 genome encodes:
- the gcvP gene encoding aminomethyl-transferring glycine dehydrogenase has translation MTDSFVARHIGPRPAEQVAMLQFLGCRSLDELIDQVIPASLRTKTPLHLPPAQPEDQALATLKQMARRNQLWKTYIGMGYYGCMTPPVIQRNILENPGWYTAYTPYQAEIAQGRLEALFNFQTLITELTGLEIANASLLDEATAAAEAMFLCYQAHQQQRPTFWVDDRCWPQTLAVLQTRAQALGIDLRIAPVEAFALDETTCGCLWQSPNCYGALVYPPAVVARAKTVGALTVMAADVLSLVLLQPPGALGVDVAIGSTQRLGVPLGYGGPHAAYFATREAYKRLVPGRIVGLSKDRLGRPALRLALQTREQHIRRERATSNICTAQVLLAVVASMYAVYHGPEGLRRIAEEIHQKARVLAEGCRRLGYRLRSSVFFDTVFLELAPHQRQDLQRRFTEAQINLNWFYEDGVGISLDETTTWEDVQQLLALLGGMGEAPLDVKELLGQLGDDDLAPWRRKDTFLRQPVFHQYRSETEFLRYVCRLERRDLSLTTAMMPLGSCTMKLNATSELLPISWPEWNQMHPFVPLTQTQGYQQLLQELAAWLGDITGLPGVSFQPNAGSQGELTGLLVIRQYHQRRGEGHRRVCLIPQSAHGTNPASAVMAGLQVVPVACDAQGNVDGEDLRRKAQQYRHELAALMLTYPSTHGVFEPAVQELCAIVHDCGGQVYLDGANLNALVGLCRPGELGFDVCHVNLHKTFCIPHGGGGPGMGPIAVAEHLRDFLPTHPVMPVGGSQSIGTVAAAPWSSASILPISWMYIALMGAEGLTQATKVAILNANYLAQRLDPYFPVLYRGKNGWVAHECILDLRPLKAQTGVDVEDVAKRLMDYGFHAPTVSWPVPGTMMVEPTESESLAELDRFCEAMIGIYHEAMAIARGEADPKDNVLKNAPHPAEVLVADHWPHAYSREQAAYPVPRLRTSKFWPPVARIDNAYGDRHLVCSCPPMDAYPLG, from the coding sequence ATGACGGATTCGTTTGTCGCGCGTCATATCGGGCCTAGGCCGGCGGAACAGGTGGCGATGTTGCAGTTTTTGGGCTGCCGGAGCTTAGACGAGTTAATCGACCAGGTGATTCCTGCATCGTTGCGCACAAAAACACCCCTGCACTTGCCACCGGCCCAGCCAGAAGACCAGGCCCTGGCGACCCTGAAACAGATGGCCCGGCGCAACCAACTCTGGAAAACCTACATCGGCATGGGGTACTACGGGTGCATGACGCCGCCGGTGATCCAGCGCAACATCTTGGAAAATCCGGGGTGGTACACGGCCTATACCCCCTACCAGGCGGAAATTGCCCAAGGCCGGTTGGAGGCCCTGTTTAATTTCCAGACGCTGATTACGGAACTGACGGGGCTGGAGATTGCCAATGCGTCGTTGTTGGATGAGGCGACGGCGGCGGCGGAGGCGATGTTTTTGTGCTATCAAGCGCACCAGCAGCAGCGGCCGACGTTTTGGGTGGATGATCGGTGCTGGCCCCAGACGTTGGCGGTCCTGCAAACCCGCGCCCAGGCTTTAGGGATTGACCTGCGCATCGCCCCGGTGGAGGCTTTTGCCCTGGATGAGACGACCTGTGGTTGTCTGTGGCAGTCCCCCAATTGCTACGGGGCGCTGGTGTATCCGCCGGCGGTGGTGGCTCGGGCTAAAACCGTTGGGGCGCTGACGGTCATGGCGGCGGATGTTTTGAGCTTGGTGCTGCTGCAACCGCCGGGGGCACTGGGGGTGGATGTGGCCATCGGCAGTACGCAACGGTTGGGGGTGCCTTTGGGGTATGGGGGACCGCACGCGGCCTATTTCGCCACCCGGGAGGCCTACAAACGCTTGGTGCCGGGGCGGATTGTGGGGCTGTCGAAGGACCGGCTGGGACGACCGGCACTGCGCCTGGCGCTGCAAACCCGGGAGCAACATATCCGGCGGGAACGGGCCACCAGCAATATCTGCACGGCCCAGGTGCTGTTGGCGGTAGTAGCCAGTATGTACGCGGTCTATCACGGACCGGAGGGACTCCGGCGCATTGCGGAGGAGATTCACCAGAAAGCGCGGGTGCTGGCAGAAGGGTGCCGGCGGTTGGGCTATCGCCTGCGGTCTTCGGTGTTTTTCGATACGGTGTTTTTAGAATTGGCCCCCCACCAGCGCCAAGACCTGCAACGGCGTTTTACCGAGGCCCAGATCAATCTGAATTGGTTTTACGAAGACGGGGTGGGCATCAGCCTGGACGAAACGACGACTTGGGAGGATGTGCAACAGCTCCTGGCGCTGCTGGGGGGAATGGGGGAGGCACCCTTGGATGTCAAGGAGTTGTTGGGGCAGCTGGGGGATGACGATTTGGCGCCCTGGCGACGTAAGGACACGTTTTTGCGGCAGCCGGTGTTTCACCAGTACCGGTCGGAGACGGAGTTTTTACGGTATGTGTGTCGCCTGGAGCGGCGGGATTTGTCCCTGACCACGGCCATGATGCCCCTGGGGTCCTGCACGATGAAACTCAATGCCACCAGTGAACTGCTGCCGATTTCCTGGCCGGAGTGGAATCAGATGCATCCTTTTGTGCCCCTGACCCAAACCCAGGGCTACCAGCAACTGTTGCAGGAGTTGGCGGCCTGGCTGGGGGACATCACGGGGTTGCCGGGGGTGTCGTTTCAACCCAATGCGGGTTCCCAAGGGGAATTGACGGGGTTGCTGGTGATCCGCCAGTACCACCAGCGGCGGGGAGAAGGGCACCGGCGGGTGTGTCTGATTCCCCAGTCGGCTCACGGGACGAATCCGGCGAGTGCGGTGATGGCGGGGTTACAGGTGGTGCCGGTGGCCTGTGACGCCCAGGGGAATGTGGATGGGGAGGACCTGCGCCGCAAGGCCCAGCAGTATCGCCACGAGCTGGCCGCCCTGATGCTGACCTATCCTTCGACGCACGGGGTGTTTGAGCCGGCGGTGCAGGAGCTGTGCGCCATCGTCCATGACTGCGGGGGGCAGGTGTATTTGGATGGGGCGAATTTGAATGCGCTGGTGGGCCTGTGCCGGCCCGGGGAATTGGGGTTCGATGTGTGCCATGTGAATTTGCACAAGACCTTTTGCATTCCCCATGGGGGCGGGGGACCAGGGATGGGGCCAATTGCGGTGGCGGAACATTTGCGGGATTTTCTGCCGACCCATCCGGTGATGCCGGTGGGGGGTTCCCAAAGCATCGGTACGGTGGCGGCAGCCCCCTGGAGCAGCGCCAGTATCCTGCCGATTTCCTGGATGTATATCGCGCTGATGGGGGCAGAAGGGCTGACCCAGGCCACTAAAGTGGCGATTCTCAATGCCAATTACCTGGCCCAACGGCTGGACCCCTATTTCCCGGTGCTGTATCGGGGTAAAAATGGTTGGGTGGCCCACGAGTGCATCCTGGATCTGCGCCCCTTGAAGGCCCAGACCGGGGTTGACGTGGAGGATGTGGCCAAGCGGCTGATGGACTACGGCTTCCATGCGCCGACGGTGTCCTGGCCGGTGCCGGGAACGATGATGGTGGAACCGACCGAAAGCGAGTCTCTGGCGGAATTGGACCGCTTTTGCGAGGCGATGATTGGCATCTACCATGAGGCGATGGCCATTGCCCGGGGGGAAGCGGACCCCAAGGACAACGTGCTGAAGAATGCCCCCCATCCGGCGGAGGTGTTGGTGGCGGATCACTGGCCGCACGCCTACAGCCGGGAACAGGCAGCTTATCCGGTGCCCCGCCTACGCACCTCCAAGTTCTGGCCACCGGTGGCCCGCATTGATAACGCTTACGGCGACCGGCATTTGGTGTGCAGTTGCCCCCCTATGGATGCCTACCCCCTGGGTTGA
- a CDS encoding isoprenylcysteine carboxylmethyltransferase family protein: MHKLAEWGFGPDWWRNSRGEYWVIGQGVVSLGYLLLPVVPVEPFPLALRWAGATLFGLIALGLGGAGLLHLGENLTPLPHPKDTGQLVTTGVYGWVRHPIYSSVIFLALAYACWRGSWTHFLGTAGLLLFFDRKAAQEERWLQEKFPTYQTYRQRVKKLIPGVY; this comes from the coding sequence ATGCACAAACTGGCGGAATGGGGTTTTGGGCCGGACTGGTGGCGTAACTCACGGGGGGAGTATTGGGTCATCGGCCAGGGGGTGGTGAGCCTGGGGTACCTGCTGTTGCCGGTCGTGCCTGTGGAGCCGTTTCCCCTGGCGCTGCGCTGGGCTGGGGCGACCCTGTTCGGCCTGATAGCCCTGGGGCTGGGGGGGGCGGGTTTACTGCATCTGGGGGAAAATCTCACGCCCTTGCCCCACCCCAAAGATACAGGTCAATTGGTCACGACCGGGGTTTATGGCTGGGTGCGCCATCCCATCTACAGCAGTGTGATCTTTTTGGCCCTGGCCTATGCCTGTTGGCGAGGGAGTTGGACCCACTTTTTGGGCACCGCCGGGTTGTTGCTGTTTTTTGACCGCAAAGCTGCCCAGGAGGAACGGTGGTTGCAGGAAAAATTCCCCACCTACCAAACCTACCGCCAGCGGGTGAAAAAACTCATCCCCGGTGTTTACTAG
- a CDS encoding VOC family protein: MTTTGQYHHIAIRTGDIHRAIAFYEALGFRVTERFSAGITLACWLEGWGTRLELIQVPVPRPAPDAFGDEHYVGYYHLSLLVPDVAQCLADLAQRLGETPTVLLPPTEQTIGSRRYQVAFIQDADGLPIELMACL; encoded by the coding sequence ATGACGACAACAGGACAATATCATCACATTGCTATCCGCACAGGGGACATTCACCGGGCCATTGCCTTTTATGAAGCCCTGGGGTTTCGGGTCACGGAACGCTTTAGCGCAGGCATCACCCTGGCCTGTTGGTTAGAGGGCTGGGGGACTCGTTTAGAGCTGATACAGGTGCCGGTGCCCCGTCCCGCCCCGGATGCCTTTGGGGACGAGCACTACGTGGGGTATTACCACCTGTCGTTGCTGGTGCCGGATGTGGCGCAATGTTTAGCTGACTTGGCGCAACGGTTGGGGGAAACGCCCACCGTCTTATTACCGCCTACAGAGCAAACCATCGGTTCCCGGCGCTACCAGGTGGCCTTTATCCAGGACGCTGATGGGTTGCCCATTGAGTTGATGGCCTGTCTGTAG